One segment of Comamonas thiooxydans DNA contains the following:
- a CDS encoding tetratricopeptide repeat protein, whose translation MRLLAPTFSLAALALTACAVQTPQEQLAPASPTVRLCEGNNCSELPRNVATFRGEPVNPEAERRLAALVQKAEADPRAAYDLGLRYLRGDGVERNSYQAIEWMRKAGDAGNGQAQFALGRLYLLGFEEMGPDPAEAEAWLSRAAAKGFKEAKRLLPQAQAAKQNAHARYQAIEDERKSWNGWYVGAPYYMVWGSSGWYYR comes from the coding sequence ATGCGCCTGCTCGCCCCCACCTTTTCATTGGCGGCTCTTGCATTGACAGCATGCGCGGTACAGACACCGCAGGAGCAGTTGGCACCTGCTTCGCCCACCGTGCGCCTGTGCGAAGGCAATAACTGTTCCGAGCTGCCGCGCAATGTCGCGACTTTCCGTGGCGAGCCCGTCAATCCCGAGGCGGAGCGCCGCCTGGCGGCACTGGTGCAAAAAGCCGAAGCCGATCCTCGCGCAGCCTATGACCTGGGGCTGCGCTATCTGCGCGGCGATGGCGTGGAGCGCAACAGCTATCAGGCCATCGAATGGATGCGCAAGGCCGGTGATGCCGGTAACGGTCAGGCCCAGTTTGCATTGGGCCGTCTATATCTGCTGGGCTTTGAAGAAATGGGTCCGGACCCCGCCGAAGCCGAGGCCTGGCTGTCGCGTGCTGCCGCCAAGGGTTTCAAGGAAGCCAAGCGCCTGCTGCCCCAGGCGCAAGCCGCCAAACAGAATGCTCATGCACGCTATCAGGCCATCGAGGACGAGCGCAAGTCCTGGAATGGCTGGTATGTGGGCGCGCCCTACTACATGGTGTGGGGCTCGTCGGGTTGGTATTACCGCTGA
- a CDS encoding FAD-binding oxidoreductase: MNAPVSHTSLQPDFVQRPIPEEFLQALQTRFGGQCSTALAVREQHGRDEGAISAPPPAAVVFAESTQDVQDAVRLCDQYGVPVIAYGAGSSLEGHLLAVQGGITIDVSRMNRVLSVNTEDLTITVQPGITRKALNEAIKDTGFFFPIDPGADASIGGMTSTRASGTNAVRYGTMRENVLALEVVTASGEVVRTGNRAKKSAAGYDLTRLLVGSEGTLGIFTEITLRIYPLPEAVSAAICSFSSIENAVHAVIQTIQMGIPIARVELVDVNSVRMVNAYSKLSLREEPMLLMEFHGSPTGVKEQAEMVQDIAHEFGGNAFEWAERPEDRTRLFTARHNAYFAAVSSVPGCRCITTDACVPISRLADALLECVTEADASGIPYFLVGHVGDGNFHFGYLIDPDNDTQRQQAEQLNHTLVARAIALGGTCTGEHGIGIHKQGFLLEEAGAGAVQMMRAIKQALDPKNILNPGKIFQLQ, from the coding sequence ATGAACGCACCTGTTTCCCATACCTCGCTGCAGCCCGATTTCGTGCAGCGCCCCATCCCCGAAGAATTTCTGCAGGCTCTGCAAACACGTTTCGGCGGTCAGTGCTCCACGGCATTGGCCGTGCGCGAGCAGCATGGCCGCGACGAAGGCGCGATTTCCGCGCCCCCTCCGGCTGCCGTGGTGTTTGCCGAGTCCACCCAGGACGTGCAGGACGCCGTCAGGCTCTGCGACCAGTACGGCGTGCCCGTGATTGCCTATGGCGCAGGTTCGTCGCTGGAAGGCCATCTGCTGGCCGTGCAGGGTGGCATCACCATCGACGTCAGCCGCATGAACCGGGTGCTCTCGGTCAATACCGAAGACCTGACCATCACCGTGCAACCCGGCATCACGCGCAAGGCGTTGAACGAGGCCATCAAGGACACCGGCTTCTTCTTTCCCATCGACCCCGGTGCCGACGCTTCGATCGGCGGCATGACCTCGACCCGCGCCAGCGGCACCAATGCCGTGCGCTACGGCACCATGCGCGAGAACGTGCTGGCCCTGGAGGTAGTGACGGCCAGCGGCGAAGTGGTGCGCACCGGCAACCGTGCCAAGAAGAGCGCCGCCGGCTACGACCTGACCCGCCTGCTGGTGGGCAGCGAAGGCACGCTGGGCATCTTCACCGAGATCACGCTGCGCATCTACCCGCTGCCCGAAGCGGTGAGTGCAGCCATCTGCTCTTTTTCCAGCATCGAGAACGCCGTGCACGCGGTGATCCAGACCATCCAGATGGGCATTCCCATCGCCCGCGTGGAGCTGGTCGATGTGAATTCAGTGCGCATGGTCAATGCCTACAGCAAGCTGTCCCTGCGGGAAGAGCCCATGCTGCTGATGGAGTTCCACGGCTCCCCCACCGGCGTGAAGGAGCAGGCCGAGATGGTTCAGGACATTGCCCATGAATTCGGCGGCAATGCCTTTGAATGGGCCGAACGCCCCGAAGACCGTACGCGCCTGTTCACCGCGCGCCACAACGCCTATTTCGCGGCCGTCTCCAGCGTGCCCGGATGCCGCTGCATCACCACCGATGCCTGTGTGCCCATCAGCCGCCTGGCCGATGCGCTGCTGGAGTGCGTGACCGAAGCCGATGCCAGTGGCATCCCCTACTTCCTGGTCGGCCATGTGGGCGACGGCAACTTCCACTTCGGCTATCTGATCGATCCCGACAACGACACCCAGCGCCAGCAGGCCGAGCAACTCAACCACACGCTGGTGGCGCGCGCGATTGCGCTGGGCGGTACCTGCACGGGCGAGCACGGCATCGGCATCCACAAGCAGGGCTTTTTGCTCGAAGAGGCGGGAGCCGGTGCGGTGCAGATGATGCGCGCCATCAAGCAGGCTCTGGACCCCAAGAACATCCTGAACCCGGGCAAGATCTTCCAGCTGCAGTGA